Proteins from a single region of Allofrancisella inopinata:
- a CDS encoding KilA-N domain-containing protein, whose product MKKSLMVQNQQINIIENDYISLTDIAKHKDEKEANEIIRNWLRNRNTIEFLGLWEQLNNNDFKPTEFDRFRKEAGLNSFTMSTKKWCENTNARGIISKSGRYGGTYAHKDIAFEFASWVSVEFKLYLIKEFQRLKDEEIVNQNLDWDIKRTIVKINYHIHTDAIKNNLIPIDLAKNKVSFIYANEADLLNLALFGVTAKQWSEQNPDLKGNIRDYSSSEQFGCIS is encoded by the coding sequence ATGAAAAAGAGTCTTATGGTACAAAATCAGCAAATTAATATTATCGAAAATGATTATATATCTCTTACTGATATTGCAAAACATAAAGATGAAAAAGAGGCTAACGAAATAATAAGAAATTGGCTAAGAAATAGAAATACTATAGAATTTTTAGGATTGTGGGAACAACTAAATAATAATGATTTTAAACCTACCGAATTCGATAGGTTTAGAAAAGAAGCTGGTTTAAATAGTTTTACTATGAGTACTAAAAAATGGTGTGAAAACACTAATGCTAGAGGAATTATAAGCAAGTCTGGTAGATATGGTGGCACTTATGCCCATAAAGATATAGCATTTGAGTTTGCGTCATGGGTATCTGTTGAATTTAAACTTTACCTTATTAAAGAATTTCAGAGATTAAAAGATGAAGAAATAGTAAATCAAAATCTTGATTGGGATATTAAGAGAACTATTGTTAAAATAAACTATCATATCCATACTGATGCAATAAAAAACAACTTAATTCCTATTGATCTAGCTAAGAATAAAGTTTCATTTATATATGCGAATGAAGCAGATCTTTTAAATTTAGCACTTTTTGGTGTTACAGCGAAGCAATGGAGTGAGCAGAATCCTGATTTAAAAGGCAATATTAGAGATTATTCATCAAGTGAGCAGTTTGGTTGTATTAGCTAA
- a CDS encoding NAD-dependent epimerase/dehydratase family protein, translating to MKKRILITGLNSYIGNSFAAKYNSDFSIDKISLRDVSLSDIDLSGYDAILHVAGIAHTSKDPKLKEKYYKINAQLTYDLAKQAKDQGVRQFVFLSSIIVYGDSAPIGKQKVITKDTEPKPDDFYGDSKLQAEIKLNSLASDDFNIAIIRPPMVYGDGSKGNYPKLVKLAKYTFIFPDINNQRSVISIDNLSKEIAEIILQTKHGVFLPQDTEYFCTSKFIKDYRKNILAKNTYLTVLFNPIIRLIAKKVDFVNKVFGNLTYKL from the coding sequence ATGAAAAAAAGAATCCTGATTACAGGTTTAAATAGCTATATTGGTAACTCATTTGCGGCTAAATATAACTCAGATTTTAGTATTGATAAAATATCATTGCGCGATGTTTCTTTGTCGGACATAGATTTGAGTGGTTATGATGCTATATTGCATGTGGCAGGAATTGCTCATACTTCAAAAGATCCTAAACTAAAAGAAAAATACTATAAAATAAACGCCCAACTAACTTATGATCTGGCAAAACAAGCTAAAGATCAAGGTGTTCGACAGTTTGTGTTTTTAAGTAGTATTATAGTTTATGGCGATAGTGCTCCTATCGGTAAGCAAAAAGTTATAACTAAAGATACCGAACCTAAACCAGATGATTTTTATGGAGATAGTAAACTCCAAGCTGAAATTAAGCTAAATAGCTTGGCTAGTGATGACTTTAATATTGCTATAATTAGACCACCAATGGTATATGGTGATGGCTCAAAAGGTAACTATCCAAAGTTGGTTAAACTGGCAAAGTATACTTTTATTTTCCCTGATATTAATAACCAAAGAAGTGTTATCTCGATAGATAATTTATCTAAAGAGATTGCAGAAATAATTTTACAAACTAAACATGGGGTTTTTCTACCTCAAGATACCGAGTATTTTTGTACATCAAAATTTATCAAGGATTACAGAAAAAACATTTTGGCCAAGAACACTTATCTAACAGTATTATTTAATCCAATTATAAGATTGATTGCTAAAAAAGTAGATTTTGTCAATAAAGTTTTTGGGAATTTGACATATAAATTATGA
- a CDS encoding glycosyltransferase family 4 protein: MKKHILIVSQYFYPENFRVNDLAVELYNRGYEVTVLTGIPNYPKGSFFDGYGIFKKRKENYHNVNIVRIPIVSRGSCKLRLALNYLSFVVTGYIWRIFTRLKPDYVFIYEVSPMTQALPAVSFAKKRKIPCYIYVTDLWPESVEVVLGLKNKLVLKYLNKMVDYIYKNCDKVLTSSNSFIKKIASRDNSYNDKLIFWPQYAEEFYSKIESRNQEIYQKYFKGDDCFKIIFAGNVGEAQNLGLLVDVAKKLKSNKIDTIKFYIVGDGRYKEELVKKIKVESVEGCFKFIERQPAEDIKYFMFESDVALISLSKSEIFSMTIPAKTQSCLACGIPILVSADGEIQNVVKEANAGLCSDANDNQGLYNNIVEISNYDKIRLSRMAENALKYSVEKFNKNKLMEELDDLFK; encoded by the coding sequence ATGAAGAAGCATATATTAATAGTTAGTCAATATTTTTATCCTGAGAATTTTAGGGTTAATGATTTAGCGGTTGAGTTATATAATAGGGGATATGAAGTCACAGTATTAACAGGTATACCAAACTATCCTAAAGGTAGTTTTTTTGATGGATATGGTATTTTTAAAAAGAGAAAAGAAAATTATCATAATGTTAATATTGTTAGAATTCCTATAGTTTCTAGAGGGAGTTGTAAATTAAGGTTAGCATTGAATTATTTATCTTTTGTGGTAACAGGATATATTTGGAGGATTTTTACAAGGCTTAAACCTGACTATGTATTTATATATGAAGTATCTCCAATGACCCAAGCCTTACCAGCTGTCAGCTTTGCAAAAAAAAGAAAAATTCCTTGTTATATATATGTAACAGATCTTTGGCCAGAAAGTGTAGAAGTTGTATTAGGTTTGAAAAATAAGTTAGTCCTTAAATATCTCAATAAAATGGTTGATTATATCTATAAAAATTGTGATAAAGTTCTAACATCTTCAAATAGTTTTATTAAAAAAATAGCTTCTAGAGATAATTCATACAATGATAAATTGATATTTTGGCCACAATATGCCGAAGAGTTTTATAGTAAGATAGAAAGCAGAAATCAAGAAATATATCAAAAATATTTTAAAGGAGATGATTGTTTTAAAATAATTTTTGCAGGAAATGTGGGTGAAGCTCAAAATCTTGGTCTTTTAGTTGATGTGGCAAAGAAATTAAAATCAAATAAAATAGATACAATAAAGTTCTATATTGTCGGTGATGGAAGATACAAAGAAGAATTGGTTAAAAAGATTAAAGTAGAGAGTGTAGAGGGATGCTTTAAATTTATAGAAAGACAACCTGCTGAAGATATTAAGTATTTTATGTTTGAAAGTGATGTAGCATTAATAAGTTTGTCTAAGTCAGAAATATTTTCTATGACAATACCTGCAAAAACACAGTCTTGCTTAGCTTGTGGTATCCCTATATTAGTATCAGCTGATGGTGAGATTCAAAATGTTGTAAAAGAAGCGAATGCTGGTCTTTGTAGTGATGCAAATGATAATCAAGGACTGTATAATAATATAGTTGAAATAAGTAACTACGATAAGATTCGATTAAGCAGAATGGCAGAAAATGCTTTAAAATATTCAGTAGAAAAATTTAACAAAAATAAACTAATGGAAGAGTTGGATGACTTGTTTAAATGA
- a CDS encoding polysaccharide biosynthesis protein produces the protein MTCLNDFKDKILLITGGTGSFGETVANRFLDSDIKEIRIFSRDEKKQDDMRKKYNSDKLKFYIGDVRDRKSVDTAMKGVDYVFHAAALKQVPSCEFFPMEAVNTNVVGTENVLDSAIFYNVKSVVCLSTDKAAYPINAMGISKAMMEKVAVAKSRNLSNNETKISITRYGNVMASRGSVIPLFSQLIDEDKNLTITDPDMTRFMMTLEDAVDLVLFAFRNANQGDLFIQKAPAATIQTLAEAIMQKKNKKVGIDIIGFRHGEKLYEVLVTKEEMARAEDMGKYYRIAADDRDLNYNKYFSDGESTIAKAEDYHSHNTKQLNVDDMVRELSRITGFSWNE, from the coding sequence ATGACTTGTTTAAATGATTTTAAAGATAAAATTCTTTTAATAACAGGTGGTACAGGATCATTTGGTGAAACTGTAGCAAATAGATTTTTAGATAGTGATATAAAAGAAATACGTATATTCTCACGTGATGAAAAAAAACAAGATGATATGCGTAAGAAGTATAACTCAGATAAGTTGAAATTCTATATAGGTGATGTAAGAGATAGAAAGAGCGTTGATACAGCGATGAAAGGAGTTGACTATGTCTTTCATGCTGCAGCACTTAAGCAAGTACCATCTTGTGAGTTTTTTCCGATGGAAGCTGTTAATACTAATGTTGTTGGTACTGAGAATGTATTAGATTCAGCGATATTTTATAATGTGAAGAGTGTTGTTTGCCTAAGTACAGATAAGGCTGCTTATCCTATAAATGCTATGGGTATCTCTAAGGCAATGATGGAGAAAGTAGCAGTAGCAAAAAGTAGAAATTTGTCTAATAATGAAACTAAGATATCCATTACAAGATATGGTAATGTAATGGCTAGTAGAGGTTCTGTAATTCCTTTATTCTCTCAGCTTATAGACGAAGATAAAAATCTTACTATCACAGATCCTGACATGACTAGATTTATGATGACTCTAGAGGATGCCGTTGATTTGGTACTATTTGCATTTAGAAATGCAAACCAAGGTGACTTGTTTATCCAAAAAGCACCGGCAGCTACTATCCAAACACTAGCTGAAGCAATTATGCAGAAGAAGAATAAAAAAGTAGGTATAGATATTATCGGATTTAGGCATGGTGAGAAGTTGTATGAGGTGCTAGTTACTAAAGAAGAAATGGCTAGAGCCGAGGATATGGGGAAATACTATAGGATAGCTGCAGATGATAGGGACCTTAACTATAATAAATATTTCTCAGATGGTGAGAGCACTATTGCTAAGGCTGAGGATTATCACTCGCATAATACAAAGCAATTAAATGTTGATGATATGGTGAGAGAATTATCAAGAATAACAGGGTTTAGCTGGAATGAGTAA
- a CDS encoding dTDP-4-dehydrorhamnose reductase family protein, whose amino-acid sequence MSNRVLVLGCNGMAGHVISIYLESRGHIVDKLARSQKVFADTILVDVSDFELLEKTIVEGRYDFVINAVGVLNADAEANHDKAVLMNSYLPNFLARVTKNLKTKIIHISTDCVFSGDKGSYTELDITDTNTFYGKSKALGELNDDKNLTIRTSIIGPDINENGIGLFNWFMKSRFSKELSGYSKAIWGGVTTIELAKSIEIAMRNELSGLHHLTNNQKINKYDLLSLFKKYFADDSLNILKNECYITDKSLKSNNHFFNVPSYKQMILEMREWIVNNQEIYNY is encoded by the coding sequence ATGAGTAATAGGGTTTTAGTATTGGGATGTAATGGTATGGCTGGTCATGTTATATCTATTTATCTTGAGTCGCGTGGGCATATTGTTGATAAACTAGCTAGAAGTCAGAAGGTTTTTGCAGATACAATTCTTGTTGATGTTTCTGACTTTGAGCTGTTGGAAAAAACTATTGTTGAGGGGAGATATGATTTTGTTATTAATGCTGTAGGTGTACTAAATGCTGATGCAGAAGCTAATCATGATAAAGCAGTGTTAATGAATTCATATTTACCTAATTTCTTGGCGAGAGTAACGAAAAATTTGAAGACTAAAATTATTCATATAAGTACAGATTGTGTTTTTAGTGGTGATAAAGGCTCATATACAGAATTAGATATTACAGACACTAATACTTTCTATGGTAAATCTAAAGCTCTTGGTGAGTTAAATGATGATAAAAACCTAACTATAAGAACATCGATAATAGGACCAGACATTAATGAGAATGGTATAGGATTGTTTAATTGGTTTATGAAATCTAGATTCTCAAAAGAACTATCAGGTTATTCTAAAGCTATATGGGGTGGGGTTACGACAATTGAGTTAGCAAAGTCAATAGAAATTGCTATGAGAAATGAATTGTCTGGTCTGCACCATTTAACTAATAACCAAAAAATTAATAAATATGATTTACTAAGTTTGTTTAAAAAATATTTTGCAGATGATAGTTTAAATATATTGAAAAATGAATGCTATATAACAGACAAGTCTCTTAAAAGTAATAATCATTTTTTCAATGTTCCTAGCTATAAACAGATGATTTTAGAAATGAGAGAATGGATTGTAAATAATCAAGAAATATATAATTATTAG
- the wecB gene encoding non-hydrolyzing UDP-N-acetylglucosamine 2-epimerase, whose product MKKLKVMTVVGTRPEIIRLVPSIQKLDSSKAVEHVLVHTGQNHDYELNQVFFEDFNLRKPDYFLNSVTSGKPMETIGNILIKIDEVLDKEKPEAFLVLGDTNSCLCAIAAKKRKVPVFHMEAGNRCYDSRVPEELNRKIVDHISDINMPYSDIARECLLREGFPAQRIIKTGSPMFEVLQMKKDDIQKSDVVERLSLMKDRYFVVSAHREENVSDRDSFLDLMESLNAVAELYKLPIIFSTHPRTKKIIEKESLELNPLIQIMKPLGFSDYVNLQLNSKVVLSDSGTISEESAILGFKALNIRYSHERHEAMEEGSVMMVGLKKDRILQGLTILNEESEDRRRLVADYSIPNVSDKVLKVILSYSNYAF is encoded by the coding sequence ATGAAAAAATTAAAAGTTATGACTGTTGTGGGTACAAGACCAGAAATAATAAGGCTTGTACCAAGTATTCAGAAGCTAGACTCAAGCAAGGCAGTTGAGCATGTATTAGTACATACTGGTCAAAATCATGACTATGAACTTAATCAGGTATTCTTTGAAGACTTTAATTTGAGAAAGCCTGACTATTTTTTAAATTCAGTTACTAGTGGTAAACCAATGGAGACTATTGGTAATATCTTAATCAAAATTGATGAAGTTTTAGACAAAGAAAAGCCAGAAGCATTTTTAGTCTTAGGTGATACTAATAGTTGTTTATGTGCTATTGCAGCTAAGAAAAGAAAAGTGCCAGTATTTCATATGGAAGCAGGGAATCGTTGTTATGATTCTAGAGTGCCTGAAGAGTTAAATAGAAAAATAGTAGATCATATATCAGATATCAATATGCCATATAGTGATATTGCTAGAGAGTGTTTATTAAGAGAGGGTTTTCCAGCTCAAAGAATAATAAAAACAGGTAGCCCAATGTTTGAAGTGTTGCAGATGAAGAAAGATGATATTCAAAAATCTGATGTTGTTGAAAGATTATCTTTAATGAAGGATAGATACTTTGTAGTATCAGCACATAGAGAAGAGAATGTCAGTGATAGAGATTCATTTCTTGATTTGATGGAGTCATTAAATGCTGTTGCAGAGCTTTACAAGCTACCAATTATATTTTCTACGCACCCAAGAACAAAGAAAATCATAGAAAAAGAGAGTCTAGAGCTTAATCCATTGATACAAATTATGAAGCCACTAGGTTTTAGTGATTATGTGAACCTTCAACTGAATTCTAAAGTGGTACTTAGTGATAGTGGTACTATCAGTGAAGAAAGTGCAATATTAGGTTTTAAAGCTCTAAATATTAGATATTCTCATGAAAGACATGAGGCTATGGAGGAAGGCTCTGTAATGATGGTAGGGCTTAAAAAGGATAGGATATTACAAGGTTTAACCATTTTGAATGAAGAGAGCGAAGATAGAAGAAGATTGGTGGCTGATTATTCTATACCTAATGTTTCTGACAAGGTTTTAAAGGTAATACTGTCTTATTCTAATTATGCTTTTTAA
- a CDS encoding glycosyltransferase: MNIVINNPAAKSGGALTILKSYLEQALQDKENNYYFFVSLSSLFQYESSNVKIFNIGKQSRLKRILWDSYIFRKELKRKNIKPDTIISLQNTPLNVSGNIEQIVYFHQALSISDKKWNIFRKDERIFWFYRNIYPFFIKRGLSNVDKVIVQAEWVKKAFSKEFEYSLESIEVVKPKLKSIDISKVRTLNKSKFRIFYPAFPLKYKNHHLVIKWLSRIDKDFECIFTFSKNDNSYLYDLIVMNKLESKIRLVGKLNYDEVLEYYNSSNLVLFPSEIETIGMPLIEAVEFINLKIIVSDQEYSREALGDYHQVKFININNHEEVIEAINQEISNTK, encoded by the coding sequence ATGAATATAGTTATAAATAATCCAGCCGCAAAAAGTGGTGGAGCTTTAACAATTCTTAAAAGCTATTTAGAACAAGCTTTACAAGATAAAGAAAATAATTATTATTTTTTTGTTTCATTAAGTTCACTATTTCAATATGAATCTAGTAATGTAAAAATATTTAATATAGGTAAGCAAAGTAGACTAAAAAGGATACTTTGGGATAGTTATATTTTTCGTAAAGAGTTAAAAAGAAAAAATATCAAGCCAGATACTATTATATCATTACAAAATACGCCTCTTAATGTAAGTGGAAATATTGAGCAAATAGTTTACTTTCATCAAGCTTTATCTATTTCTGATAAGAAATGGAATATTTTTAGAAAGGATGAAAGAATCTTTTGGTTTTATAGAAATATATATCCTTTTTTTATAAAAAGAGGGCTTTCAAATGTTGATAAAGTTATAGTGCAAGCTGAATGGGTTAAAAAAGCATTTTCTAAAGAGTTTGAGTATAGCTTAGAGAGTATAGAAGTGGTCAAGCCTAAGCTTAAAAGTATTGATATATCAAAAGTAAGGACTTTAAATAAAAGTAAATTTAGAATTTTTTACCCAGCATTTCCTCTTAAGTATAAAAATCATCATTTGGTAATAAAGTGGTTGTCTCGAATTGATAAAGATTTTGAATGTATTTTTACTTTTTCTAAAAATGATAATTCCTACTTATATGATTTGATCGTGATGAATAAACTAGAGAGTAAAATAAGGCTGGTTGGAAAATTGAATTATGATGAGGTTTTAGAATATTATAACTCTTCTAATTTAGTTTTATTTCCTAGTGAAATTGAGACCATTGGAATGCCATTAATTGAAGCAGTAGAGTTTATTAATTTGAAAATTATAGTTTCAGATCAGGAGTATTCTAGAGAAGCTCTTGGTGATTATCATCAGGTGAAATTTATTAATATTAATAATCATGAAGAAGTCATCGAAGCAATTAATCAAGAAATATCAAATACAAAATAA
- a CDS encoding IS5 family transposase, with protein sequence MHYHIKEVFWSSILSFLKSQKGIHNNDEARLRLFIEAVFYVLRTGCQWRMLPFYYGKYRSIHKRFKDWFDKGIFSRLFKSVQNPDLQEVMIDSTIARTYACSTGYQRDNNQAIGRSVGGLTTKIHAMTDALGNPIEILLSEGKTHDSKVAIALLQNVYNTKVIADRAYHHTYKLPLTISNCSNNYGPYQHPEKLIPVVINSCINYKPIPVYGDGSNIRDWLYVEDHCDAIQIIIEKGVVGEVYNIGGINEVDNLTLVKTICKLMDEYKPENAPHSKLITFVEDRKGHDWRYAIDNSKIQNELGWKPSQDFEKMFKQTIGFYLN encoded by the coding sequence ATGCATTATCATATAAAAGAAGTATTCTGGTCAAGTATTTTATCATTTTTAAAATCACAAAAAGGTATACATAACAATGATGAAGCCAGATTAAGATTGTTTATTGAAGCTGTATTTTATGTGTTACGTACAGGCTGCCAATGGAGAATGTTACCATTTTATTATGGTAAATATAGATCAATACATAAACGTTTTAAAGATTGGTTTGATAAAGGCATATTCTCTAGATTATTTAAGTCAGTACAAAACCCTGACTTACAAGAAGTTATGATTGATTCAACGATAGCAAGAACATATGCCTGTTCTACAGGATATCAGAGGGATAATAACCAAGCAATTGGTAGATCAGTTGGAGGACTAACCACCAAGATTCATGCTATGACTGATGCTTTAGGCAATCCGATTGAAATATTACTATCAGAAGGCAAAACTCATGATAGTAAAGTAGCTATAGCCTTACTACAAAATGTATATAATACAAAAGTTATCGCTGATAGAGCATATCATCATACCTATAAACTTCCGCTAACAATCTCAAATTGTTCAAATAACTATGGCCCGTACCAACACCCAGAGAAATTAATTCCTGTGGTGATAAATAGTTGTATAAACTACAAGCCTATTCCTGTTTACGGGGATGGTTCGAATATCCGTGATTGGCTATATGTAGAAGATCATTGTGATGCTATTCAGATAATTATAGAGAAAGGAGTGGTTGGAGAGGTTTATAATATTGGTGGTATTAATGAGGTTGATAATCTAACCTTAGTAAAGACTATTTGTAAACTAATGGATGAATACAAGCCGGAGAATGCTCCACATTCTAAATTAATTACTTTTGTAGAGGACAGAAAAGGCCATGATTGGCGTTATGCTATTGATAACAGCAAGATTCAGAATGAGTTAGGATGGAAGCCTTCTCAAGACTTTGAGAAGATGTTTAAGCAAACTATAGGGTTTTATCTAAATTGA
- a CDS encoding type II toxin-antitoxin system HipA family toxin, giving the protein MKFTPTKIVYVYYKPQDEKILVGRLAVKSHKLFFEYDVNFLKTGLNLSPFKLPLKAGIIPSEDFTFDGMFGVFNDSLPDGWGRLLLDRALVKHDINPGSLSLLDRLCFVGSHGMGALTYEPETENAPLLSHASLDEIAREICEFQEHDDDSYVEDLLKLGGSSAGARPKILIDIKGEHWLIKFPSSTDPKDIGAIEYAYHLMAQDAGLEVPNAKLFPSTKGLGFFGSKRFDRNDCERIYMHTISGLLHADHRIPSLDYQMIMKTTMYLTRNMNCCEKQYRQCVFNILSHNRDDHAKNFSFLMAKDGSWRMSPSYDLTFSSGPSGEHCSMIMGEGKNPGISHLLELAKINNIKKNVALCIISEVKAAVAKWPEFAQMVGVSNTNTKLINSAIKEIIKENF; this is encoded by the coding sequence ATGAAATTTACGCCTACAAAAATTGTTTACGTTTATTATAAACCTCAGGATGAAAAAATCCTTGTTGGACGTTTAGCAGTTAAATCCCACAAATTATTCTTTGAATATGACGTTAATTTCCTCAAAACAGGACTTAATTTATCACCTTTTAAGTTACCACTTAAAGCAGGAATAATACCATCAGAAGACTTTACTTTTGATGGTATGTTTGGTGTTTTTAATGATAGCCTACCAGATGGTTGGGGACGTTTATTGCTTGATCGTGCTCTTGTTAAACATGATATTAATCCAGGTTCTTTGTCTTTATTAGATAGGCTTTGTTTTGTAGGTTCACATGGTATGGGAGCTCTTACTTATGAACCTGAAACAGAAAATGCTCCTTTATTATCTCATGCTTCTTTAGATGAAATTGCACGAGAGATCTGTGAATTTCAGGAACATGATGATGATAGCTATGTAGAAGATTTGTTAAAGCTTGGCGGTTCATCTGCTGGTGCTAGACCTAAAATACTTATTGACATTAAGGGTGAACACTGGCTTATTAAATTCCCATCTAGTACTGATCCAAAAGATATTGGCGCTATAGAATATGCTTACCATCTCATGGCACAAGATGCTGGTCTTGAAGTACCAAATGCTAAGCTTTTTCCATCTACTAAAGGATTAGGATTCTTTGGTAGTAAACGCTTTGATAGAAATGATTGTGAAAGAATTTATATGCATACAATAAGTGGACTCTTACATGCTGATCATAGAATTCCAAGCCTAGACTATCAAATGATTATGAAAACAACCATGTATCTTACCCGTAATATGAATTGTTGCGAAAAACAGTATAGGCAATGTGTATTTAATATTCTGAGTCATAACCGTGATGATCATGCTAAGAATTTTTCATTTTTAATGGCTAAAGATGGCTCATGGCGTATGTCACCATCTTATGATCTTACATTTTCATCAGGTCCTAGTGGTGAACATTGCTCTATGATTATGGGGGAAGGAAAAAATCCTGGTATTTCTCATCTTCTAGAACTTGCAAAAATAAATAATATTAAAAAAAATGTTGCTTTATGTATAATTAGTGAGGTAAAAGCAGCTGTTGCTAAATGGCCGGAATTTGCACAAATGGTAGGTGTTAGTAACACAAACACAAAATTGATTAATTCAGCTATAAAGGAAATTATTAAAGAGAATTTTTAA
- a CDS encoding helix-turn-helix domain-containing protein, producing the protein MAKDIAKRAQAKRLSLNLSQQTLSKVSGVSYGTLKKFERTGQISLESLLKIAIVLDEFEKFEQLFVKKAEELPASLDELLVEESTRKRGRK; encoded by the coding sequence ATGGCAAAAGATATCGCAAAACGAGCACAAGCTAAACGTTTGAGCCTCAATCTTAGTCAGCAAACCTTATCTAAAGTATCTGGAGTAAGCTATGGTACATTGAAAAAATTTGAACGAACTGGACAAATATCACTCGAATCACTTTTAAAAATTGCTATTGTTTTAGATGAATTTGAAAAATTTGAGCAGCTCTTTGTAAAGAAGGCTGAAGAGCTCCCTGCCTCTTTAGATGAATTACTGGTAGAAGAAAGCACCAGAAAAAGAGGTAGAAAATGA
- a CDS encoding DUF4160 domain-containing protein: MYWIEHNPPHFHAIYQDKEVVVNIKTLEIMEGILPRRGLNLVLDWAEIHQEELLKNWNLCENMEHPNNSPYAF; encoded by the coding sequence ATGTATTGGATTGAACATAATCCACCACATTTCCATGCCATTTATCAAGATAAAGAAGTAGTAGTTAATATAAAAACATTAGAAATCATGGAAGGGATTTTACCACGAAGAGGATTAAACCTTGTTTTAGATTGGGCAGAGATACATCAAGAAGAACTTCTTAAGAATTGGAATTTATGTGAAAATATGGAACACCCTAATAACTCACCTTACGCATTTTAG
- a CDS encoding IS701 family transposase has protein sequence MDKDLLDIYTDYLISQTKYATATKLSDILDQEVSHDKITRFLNKSDLTSLEFWKYIKPLVRKHNSEYDVLCLDDTISEKPSTDENDIVCWHHSHAKSVHVKGINIVSCMLSTSNLSIPIDYEIVKKDERYYDEKDKRYKRRSKVTKNQMFQNMINRAVINHVKFKYILADSWFCSKDNMNFIHHRLSKKFILGMKSNRVVALSDYARKSKDFIKLSELDIADGESLKIWLKDMNFPVLLTKKIFINENGTKGILYLVTNDLEIDSNQLYHDYQKRWQIEVYHKSIKQNTSLSASPTKVEKTQRNHIFCSLVAFCKLEMLKIKTSLNHFALKYKLLVRSNAIALKELYEIRNS, from the coding sequence ATGGACAAGGATTTACTAGATATATACACAGACTATCTTATAAGCCAAACTAAGTATGCTACAGCCACAAAATTATCAGATATATTAGATCAAGAAGTATCACATGACAAAATAACAAGGTTTTTAAACAAGTCAGATTTAACAAGCTTAGAATTTTGGAAATATATAAAGCCTTTAGTTAGAAAACATAACAGCGAATACGATGTTCTTTGTTTGGATGATACAATTAGTGAAAAGCCAAGCACAGATGAAAATGATATAGTCTGTTGGCATCACTCTCATGCTAAAAGTGTTCATGTAAAGGGTATTAATATAGTCTCATGTATGCTTAGTACATCAAACTTATCTATTCCTATAGACTATGAGATAGTGAAAAAGGATGAGCGATATTATGATGAAAAAGATAAGCGGTATAAAAGAAGATCTAAAGTTACTAAAAACCAAATGTTTCAAAACATGATAAATCGAGCAGTTATTAATCATGTTAAGTTTAAATATATTTTGGCAGATAGCTGGTTTTGCTCTAAAGATAATATGAATTTCATACATCATAGATTATCGAAGAAATTTATACTTGGTATGAAGTCAAATAGAGTTGTTGCCTTGAGTGATTATGCTAGAAAGAGTAAGGATTTTATTAAGCTCTCTGAACTTGATATTGCTGATGGAGAATCTTTAAAGATATGGCTTAAAGATATGAATTTCCCTGTGCTTTTAACAAAAAAGATTTTCATAAACGAGAACGGTACAAAAGGAATTTTATATCTTGTAACAAATGATTTAGAAATAGATTCTAATCAGTTATACCATGACTATCAAAAAAGATGGCAAATAGAGGTTTATCATAAATCAATTAAGCAAAATACTTCTTTATCAGCCTCACCAACTAAAGTTGAGAAAACTCAAAGAAATCATATTTTTTGCTCATTAGTAGCTTTTTGTAAACTAGAAATGCTTAAGATAAAAACTTCACTAAACCACTTCGCTCTGAAATATAAGCTATTAGTTAGATCTAACGCTATTGCTCTTAAGGAGTTATATGAAATTAGAAATTCATAA